A DNA window from Drosophila virilis strain 15010-1051.87 chromosome 4, Dvir_AGI_RSII-ME, whole genome shotgun sequence contains the following coding sequences:
- the LOC6628921 gene encoding trans-1,2-dihydrobenzene-1,2-diol dehydrogenase encodes MRSDSCANYCEATAQSCTKHKMQSQNLNWGIAAAGRITQDFVTALGTIENCRHVVQAVADVEGARAQEFAQRNQIPRHYDGFEELSLDRDVDVVYVGTLNPFHYAVVRLMLSRGKHVLCETPLCLGLQQARELYALAEQRGLFLMEGMWSRFFPSYDRLRELLLSNCIGEVKLIRLQHGFRLVNVERINSRSLGGSITLDIGIYALQLGQFVFGTAPVKIIPSGTQLNAERVDVKTEFILDYGENRRLMALITGLENLGNDAIIVGTKGEIKLSNYWCCTQLTQSNNPPESWPLPSAKFDFHYTNSCGLRYEAEEVRKCIEKRLLESPKYTHAASLELIALTDQIRRQIGVSYDDVLGREV; translated from the exons ATGCGTTCCGACAGTTGTGCCAACTATTGCGAGGCGACAGCACAGAGTtgcacaaaacacaaaatgcagAGCCAGAATCTGAATTGGGGCATCGCAGCAGCTGGACGCATCACCCAAGACTTTGTCACTGCGCTGGGCACCATTGAGAACTGTCGACACGTGGTGCAGGCCGTTGCGGATGTGGAGGGCGCCCGGGCACAGGAATTTGCGCAGCGCAATCAAATACCGCGACATTACGATGGCTTCGAGGAGCTCTCCCTGGACCGGGATGTCGATGTGGTGTATGTGGGCACGCTGAATCCCTTTCACTATGCCGTGGTGCGGCTCATGTTGTCGCGGGGCAAGCATGTGCTCTGCGAGACGCCCCTGTGCCTGGGCCTGCAGCAGGCGCGGGAGCTCTACGCATTGGCCGAGCAGCGTGGCTTGTTTCTCATGGAAG GCATGTGGAGTCGCTTCTTTCCCAGCTATGATCGCCTGCGTGAGCTGCTGCTCAGCAATTGCATTGGCGAGGTCAAGCTGATCAGGCTGCAGCACGGGTTCCGCTTGGTCAACGTGGAGCGCATTAACAGCCGCTCATTGGGCGGCTCGATCACCCTGGACATTGGCATCTATGCCCTGCAGCTGGGCCAGTTTGTGTTTGGCACGGCGCCCGTAAAGATCATACCCAGCGGCACTCAGCTGAATGCCGAACGCGTGGATGTGAAAACCGAATTTATACTAGACTACGGAGAAAATCGTCGTCTCATGGCGCTCATTACGGGTCTGGAGAATCTGGGCAACGACGCGATAATCGTGGGCACGAAGGGCGAGATTAAG CTCTCCAACTATTGGTGTTGCACTCAGCTGACGCAATCCAACAATCCGCCCGAGTCCTGGCCACTGCCTAGCGCCAAGTTTGATTTCCACTATACCAACTCCTGTGGCCTGCGCTATGAGGCCGAGGAGGTCCGCAAATGCATTGAGAAGCGCCTACTGGAGAGCCCCAAGTACACGCATGCTGCCAGCTTGGAGCTGATTGCTCTAACCGATCAGATACGCCGACAAATTGGCGTCAGCTACGACGATGTGCTCGGCCGGGAAGTGTAG
- the LOC6628876 gene encoding ras-related protein Rab5, with protein sequence MATTPRSGGSGSGAAQRPNGTSQNKSCQFKLVLLGESAVGKSSLVLRFVKGQFHEYQESTIGAAFLTQTICIEDTVVKFEIWDTAGQERYHSLAPMYYRGAQAAIVVYDIQNQDSFQRAKTWVKELHKQASPNIVIALAGNKADLSNIRVVEFDEAKQYAEENGLLFMETSAKTGMNVNDIFLAIAKKLPKNDNNQGSVIKPNGNEPTQTTNNCCK encoded by the exons atggcaacaacaccACGCAGCGGGGGGTCCGGCTCCGGAGCCGCACAACGTCCCAATGGAACCTCGCAGAATAAAAGCTGCCAATTCAAATTGGTGCTACTCGGCGAATCGGCAGTGGGCAAATCGTCATTGGTGCTGCGCTTTGTCAAGGGCCAGTTCCATGAATATCAAGAGAGCACGATAGGTGCGGCTTTTCTCACACAAACCATATGCATAGAGGATACTGTGGTGAAGTTTGAGATCTGGGATACAGCCGGCCAGGAGCG GTATCACAGCTTAGCTCCTATGTATTATAGAGGTGCGCAGGCCGCCATCGTTGTCTATGACATACAGAATCAGGACAGTTTTCAGCGTGCAAAAACCTGGGTCAAGGAACTGCATAAACAA GCCTCACCGAACATTGTCATTGCGTTGGCTGGCAATAAGGCGGATTTGTCGAACATTCGCGTTGTGGAGTTCGATGAGGCGAAGCAATATGCAGAGGAGAATGGCTTGTTGTTCATGGAAACCTCTGCGAAGACGGGCATGAATGTCAATGATATTTTCTTGGCAATTG CCAAGAAACTACCGAAGAACGACAACAATCAAGGATCTGTTATAAAGCCAAATGGAAACGAACCAACTCAAACGACGAACAACTGCTGCAAGTGA
- the LOC6628922 gene encoding trans-1,2-dihydrobenzene-1,2-diol dehydrogenase, with the protein MSSGKLIRWGIASAGKISEDFVIALSTLPATDHKVVAVAARAQERAAEFAKKHEIPNAYGSYEELAKSKDVDVVYIGVLNPQHYEVSLLMLNHGKHVLCEKPLAMNKKQVEGILAAAKANKRFFMEAVWSRFFPSYEHVRQLIQTGALGEVKEVEVNFGFPLSNVDRLQKRELGGGVVYDLGIYTIQVSQWAFQEPPLKIESTGQTNAEGVDDDVSATLTYSGGRTARMRVSGKVQLDNKAVIKGTKGQVTLINFWSPNKLIDIDGKEKEWLPPKGKYATNYGNSEGMRYEAEAVRQSILAGELENKSVTYADSLLFAQIEDTIRKQIGVLNKYDEE; encoded by the exons ATGTCGTCGGGCAAACTCATCCGCTGGGGCATCGCGTCCGCTGGCAAAATTAGCGAGGACTTTGTGATTGCATTAAGCACGCTGCCGGCCACAGATCACAAGGTCGTAGCTGTGGCAGCACGCGCCCAGGAGCGGGCTGCAGAGTTTGCCAAGAAGCACGAGATACCCAatgcctatggcagctacgAGGAGCTGGCGAAGAGCAAGGATGTGG ATGTGGTCTATATCGGCGTGCTGAATCCGCAGCACTATGAGGTTTCCCTGCTGATGCTCAACCATGGCAAGCATGTGCTCTGCGAGAAGCCGCTGGCAATGAACAAGAAACAGGTGGAGGGCATATTGGCTGCCGCCAAGGCAAACAAACGCTTCTTCATGGAGGCCGTCTGGTCACGCTTCTTTCCCTCTTATGAGCATGTGCGCCAGCTCATCCAGACCGGCGCCCTAGGCGAGGTCAAAGAGGTGGAGGTCAATTTTGGTTTTCCCCTGTCCAACGTCGATCGGCTGCA GAAACGCGAGTTGGGCGGCGGCGTTGTTTACGATCTGGGCATTTATACTATCCAAGTGTCGCAGTGGGCATTCCAGGAGCCGCCGCTGAAAATCGAATCGACCGGGCAGACCAACGCCGAGGGCGTGGACGATGATGTCAGCGCCACGCTCACCTACAGCGGCGGACGCACTGCACGCATGCGGGTCTCTGGCAAGGTGCAGCTGGATAACAAGGCCGTCATCAAGGGCACCAAAGGACAAGTAACG TTGATTAATTTTTGGTCGCCCAACAAACTGATTGACATCGATGGCAAGGAGAAGGAGTGGCTGCCGCCCAAGGGCAAGTACGCGACCAACTATGGCAACTCGGAGGGCATGCGCTATGAGGCGGAGGCAGTGCGTCAATCCATACTCGCTGGCGAGTTGGAGAACAAGAGCGTCACCTACGCGGACAGTTTGCTATTTGCCCAGATCGAGGACACGATCAGAAAACAGATCGGTGTGCTCAATAAATATGACGAGGAATAG
- the Axud1 gene encoding uncharacterized protein Axud1, with protein MKSMFRPIKKIFTYIQKNASNGTMFGNTSSVNGDIEGVSASGGGARSDPPKELVLEQQLQSLEQASDQQLDDDDIERQIKTSIIDASKVHAAKTKIVLPLQLQLDDELADFAHEPVTLADEDDDDLDEQFLELENFPNNEIIVLSDNELNSSLASDNVSEDPLAIDDFTQPLLREEDNEEEEEAAESSGDLLWLKLDTPALEATGSSRSLIVPAPSCRNSAAAAVKPPTKTKEEELRSDGGSDSGLGSENDRHNTIGTTATNTSVPKPLRSNLKRRLDDDAMELALGPDISSGISCCSSTQKRSKRCINFDSVKVYYFPRQQGFSCVPTAGGCTLGMGARHIAFKTMTLAEHAAELRRAHRNQNQEQQQLQVRGSSSDDSEESEEDYLSEGSGSDADDGSNGFLQPVTPKQRRALLKAAGVRKIDASEKIDCRDIRNSREVCGCSCREFCDPETCACSQAGIKCQVDRAMFPCGCTREACGNTVGRVEFNPTRVRTHYIHTVMRLDMEQRQSQGPPTANSGNSLVYGSSASVSSSPGVAAVAAAAVAAAASHCFFMQPQSNYSSGYASPAYTPEPSVSYYQQQQTPQSSASPGSNSGTAQQSSYAASYPQLDSLDSGLFASGSNATPSYGELLTPTYHQTLSYGSSQLNPYTAYQQTTTSSGGIVSAGAYSSCAVPSVPPFGNATTTASNATQYQHTNALETTAASLNTSSSSSISITASSCATGLARLGSGSGPVDFISLNAPIGSSSRISQINDLLQHNRNTTVALVAVSESYTTVRNSNSSSSSGGGNTSSSGSTNPTSTIDSIDTPPIVEETQRSCMTFEELPPPLINPTPIVAVVEQQQQQHKQMLAVSTTPLPRQPLDASASVAESLSSSSN; from the exons ATGAAAAGCATGTTCCGTCCGATCAAAAAGATATTCACGTACATACAGAAAAATGCCAGCAATGGGACAATGTTTGGCAACACGAGTAGTGTAAACGGCGACATTGAAGGCGTCAGcgccagcggcggcggcgcaaGGTCGGACCCGCCGAAGGAGCTGgtgctggagcagcagctgcagtcgcTGGAGCAGGCATCGGACCAGCAGCTGGATGATGATGACATTGAGCGTCAAATAAAAACCTCGATTATCGATGCATCCAAGGTGCATGCGGCCAAGACGAAAAttgtgctgccgctgcagctgcagctagaCGATGAGCTGGCGGACTTTGCGCACGAGCCGGTGACGCTGGCGGATGAGGATGACGATGACCTGGACGAACAGTTTTTGGAGCTAGAGAATTTTCCTAACAATGAGATAATTGTGCTTAGCGACAATGAGCTCAATTCATCGCTGGCCTCGGACAACGTATCCGAGGATCCACTGGCGATAGACGACTTTACGCAGCCGCTGCTACGCGAGGAGGAcaacgaggaggaggaggaggcggccGAGTCTAGCGGCGATTTGCTGTGGCTCAAACTGGACACGCCCGCATTGGAGGCCACTGGCAGCAGTAGAAGCCTCATTGTGCCCGCTCCAAGCTGCAGAAattcagcggcagctgcagtgAAGCCGCCCACCAAGACCAAAGAGGAGGAGCTGCGTAGTGACGGTGGCTCCGATTCAGGATTGGGCAGTGAAAACGATAGACACAACACAAtaggaacaacagcaacaaacacgaGTGTGCCGAAGCCGCTGCGCTCGAATCTGAAGCGGCGCCTGGATGATGATGCCATGGAGTTGGCTCTGGGGCCCGACATAAGCAGCGGTATCAGTTGCTGTTCCAGCACACAGAAACGCTCGAAGCGTTGCATTAACTTTGACAGCGTTAAGGTCTATTACTTTCCCAGGCAGCAGGGCTTCAGCTGTGTGCCTACCGCTGGCGGCTGTACGCTGGGCATGGGCGCCAGGCATATTGCCTTCAAGACCATGACGCTGGCCGAGCATGCGGCGGAACTGAGGCGAGCGCATCGCAACCAAAatcaggagcagcaacagctgcaagtGCGTGGCTCCAGCAGCGATGACAGCGAGGAATCTGAAGAGGATTACCTGAGCGAGGGCAGCGGCTCCGATGCCGACGATGGCTCCAATGGCTTCCTGCAGCCGGTAACACCCAAGCAGCGGCGTGCCCTGCTGAAAGCCGCCGGTGTGCGTAAGATCGATGCCAGCGAGAAGATCGACTGCCGGGACATACGCAACTCCCGTGAGGTGTGCGGCTGTTCGTGTCGCGAGTTCTGCGACCCGGAGACGTGCGCCTGCAGCCAGGCGGGCATCAAGTGCCAAGTAGATCGCGCCATGTTCCCCTGCGGCTGTACGCGCGAGGCCTGCGGCAACACTGTCGGCCGCGTCGAGTTCAATCCGACGCGCGTGCGCACCCATTACATACACACCGTCATGCGGCTGGACATGGAGCAGCGCCAGAGCCAGGGACCGCCGACGGCGAATAGCGGCAACAGTTTGGTCTATGGCAGCAGTGCCTCTGTCAGCAGCAGCCCAggcgtcgctgctgttgccgctgccgccgtcgccgccgccgcctcacACTGTTTCTTCATGCAGCCGCAATCCAATTACAGCTCCGGCTATGCCTCGCCAGCGTACACGCCCGAACCGAGCGTCAGCTActaccagcagcaacagactCCACAGTCGTCTGCTTCCCCCGGCTCGAACAGTGGCACGGCGCAGCAGTCCAGCTATGCCGCCAGCTATCCGCAGCTGGACAGCCTCGATTCGGGCCTCTTTGCCAGCGGTAGCAATGCCACGCCCTCGTACGGCGAGCTACTAACGCCCACCTATCATCAGACTCTCAGCTATGGTAGCTCCCAG CTAAATCCCTATACCGCCTATCAACAGACGACCACTTCATCCGGCGGCATTGTGTCAGCCGGTGCGTACAGCTCGTGTGCGGTGCCGTCTGTGCCGCCGTTTGGCAatgccaccaccaccgccTCGAATGCTACGCAATATCAGCACACGAATGCGTTAGAAACAACCGCCGCATCCCTGaataccagcagcagcagcagcatatcCATAACGGCCAGCAGCTGCGCCACGGGCCTGGCACGGCTTGGCAGCGGCAGTGGTCCGGTTGATTTTATTAGCCTGAATGCGCCCATTGGCAGTTCGTCGCGCATCTCGCAGATCAACGATCTATTGCAGCACAATCGTAATACCACCGTCGCTTTGGTGGCCGTCTCCGAGAGCTATACCACCgtgcgcaacagcaacagcagcagcagcagcggcggcggcaataCTAGCAGCAGCGGCTCCACAAACCCCACCAGCACCATCGATTCGATTGACACGCCGCCCATTGTCGAGGAGACGCAGCGTAGCTGCATGACGTTCGAggagctgccgccgccgctcaTCAATCCGACGCCCATTGTGGCCGTTgtagagcagcagcagcagcagcacaaacaaATGCTGGCCGTGTCcacaacgccgctgccgcgcCAGCCGCTGGATGCCAGCGCCAGCGTAGCCGAGTCATtgtcaagcagcagcaactga
- the LOC6628924 gene encoding uncharacterized protein isoform X1 produces the protein MILRTSSLCLLGLLLLMLLQAQVEAKDEDYAGDGVDSASGGGGSDDIFEPAQQESEVAAELQQHRNSIEADESSLSDQTVNVLVSMGQQSTTDKLPVAATETPVPTAAAAASTEYDENTAAEVIEDAPTQKQETKVEKPAKHSQEYYYDEMQDEEQQHDEMPEQEEKSTATTTTVPDYVRKAKAERFPQPENDYTEEEQQTQPVSAPKEQEEETNYPDEPAQPQAHVQQLPKHHKAKPFKPSSDEYYYDELSDSVEHRITTIMPSTTTTTTDAPLPVLQARFGGFAGFGGWPLPTPSAVPASTPPVVTPSSTSTSTTTTTTTTTTTTTTTAAPRKQSKHIHLAKPELLPADQLRNYIKDVYIRMPLAVIVDPSAASLDQAKRLYIDALQDKNINIKIVLVTLNASGVPSAFSFNNTREFIAGLNSTKEHEGGNAFVGVLHAAELVPYDSAIFISTAAIPPHTEMVQDAAITLLKKRIRLFMLWYGERSATENETEEAVGGILGEVAIRSGGEIIHIVSTEHGQHIAGNTLTLVSDAYRGSQEMELPVDTTLSSLHVRIDANMRRATLATPNGDINLKKLVKFKSTNDTRNVSTDELDAYIPLNKLRKAAILKLQLTPESPNAAFNVFIRAERKADVFLRDIIKRIDSYYSHGRTERPLASLARLAKLKFPESQEKLESESQSPKSEVETFSETELVQPATSLNQTQFAAATGEPQRANLNAMLLQRCGTKIELSTQSRLLVNAGQVTTLLFEVTNMRAERVYQTVQVTDERRYLVQLSPTGFYLRARETSSVRLTVLVPDGTASGTTDRITFTSYGRETATLAVSLKVVSSIDAQDTSGPNLSWEFGSRCDYVASDGLSCGDRFWTLDLTAQDWQSGMLRLQTTPAEGLFYRNYYTAGTTEPLKATYMASCCEPKVAITAYDAAGNQRSVNIDVRDVVLTEAAIAAICLGAILLLLLIVLLIWSIVWCCRRRKVSLELPTYRSHSTRSME, from the exons ATGATACTGCGAACGAGTAGCCTGTGCCtgctggggctgctgctgctaatgctGCTGCAGGCCCAGGTGGAGGCCAAGGACGAGGACTATGCTGGAGATGGCGTGGACAGTGctagcggcggcggcggcagtgATGACATTTTTGAGCCAGCGCAGCAGGAGAGCGAGGTCGCGGCGGAATTGCAGCAGCACCGCAACAGCATAGAGGCCGACGAGAGTTCTCTGTCCGACCAAACGGTCAACGTGTTGGTGTCGATGGGGCAGCAATCCACCACAGACAAGTTGCCGGTGGCTGCCACAGAGACGCCAGTGCCcacagctgctgcggcagcatCTACGGAGTACGATGAGAATACAGCGGCTGAGGTTATAGAGGATGCGCCCACACAGAAACAGGAGACGAAAGTGGAGAAACCTGCCAAGCACTCGCAGGAATATTACTACGATGAGATGCAGGATGAGGAGCAACAGCACGACGAAATGCCTGAGCAGGAAGAGAAATCGACAGCCACAACCACCACAGTGCCCGATTATGTGCGCAAGGCCAAGGCGGAAAGATTTCCGCAGCCCGAAAACGACTATACCGAAGAGGAGCAGCAAACGCAGCCGGTTAGCGCGCCCAAGGAACAGGAAGAGGAGACCAACTATCCTGATGAGCCTGCACAGCCCCAGGCACACGTACAGCAGCTGCCCAAGCACCACAAAGCCAAGCCCTTCAAGCCCAGCTCCGATGAATACTACTATGATGAACTGTCGGACAGTGTCGAGCATCGCATCACAACCATAATGCCGAGCacgacaacaactacaacggACGCACCTCTGCCGGTGTTGCAGGCGCGATTCGGTGGTTTCGCCGGTTTTGGTGGTTGGCCCCTTCCAACGCCCAGCGCCGTGCCAGCCAGCACGCCTCCAGTCGTTACCCCAAGTTCAACCTCAACCTcaaccacaaccacaacaacaacaacaacaacaacgacaacgacaacagctgCGCCACGCAAACAATCGAAGCACATACATCTGGCCAAGCCGGAACTGTTGCCCGCCGATCAGCTGCGCAACTACATCAAGGATGTGTACATTCGCATGCCATTGGCGGTTATAGTGGATCCGTCGGCAGCATCGCTGGACCAGGCCAAGCGGCTGTACATTGATGCGCTGCAGGAcaagaatattaatattaaaattgttctTGTCACACTGAATGCGTCTG GTGTGCCTTCCGCATTCAGTTTCAACAATACGCGTGAGTTCATTGCCGGCTTGAACAGCACGAAAGAACATGAGGGCGGCAATGCGTTTGTGGGCGTGTTACATGCCGCAGAGCTGGTGCCCTACGACAGCGCCATATTTATCTCAACGGCTGCCATACCGCCGCACACGGAAATGGTCCAGGATGCGGCCATAACACTACTCAAGAAGCGAATACGC CTGTTTATGCTGTGGTACGGTGAGCGGTCCGCCACCGAGAACGAAACCGAAGAGGCTGTGGGCGGCATACTGGGCGAGGTGGCCATACGCTCTGGCGGCGAAATCATTCACATTGTGAGCACAGAGCATGGGCAGCATATAGCGGGTAACACG CTAACGCTCGTTTCGGACGCTTATCGGGGTTCCCAGGAGATGGAGCTGCCCGTGGATACTACGCTGTCCAGCCTGCATGTGCGCATCGATGCCAACATGCGACGTGCCACACTTGCAACGCCCAATGGTG ACAtcaatttaaagaaattggTCAAATTCAAGTCAACCAACGACACCCGAAATGTCAGCACCGACGAACTGGACGCCTACATACCGCTCAACAAGCTGCGTAAAGCGGCAATCCTCAAGCTGCAGCTGACGCCGGAATCGCCCAACGCCGCATTCAATGTATTTATACGCGCCGAACGCAAAGCTGATGTTTTCCTGA GAGATATCATAAAACGAATCGATAGCTACTATTCGCATGGACGAACTGAACGTCCGCTGGCTTCGCTGGCACGCCTGGCCAAGCTCAAGTTTCCCGAGTCGCAAGAGAAGTTAGAGAGCGAATCGCAGTCGCCCAAAAGCGAAGTGGAAACCTTCTCGGAAACAGAGCTGGTGCAGCCAGCGACTAGCCTCAATCAAACCCAATTCGCCGCCGCCACGGGTGAGCCGCAGCGAGCCAATCTGAATGccatgctgctgcagcgctgcGGCACCAAAATAGAGCTCAGCACACAATCGAGGCTCTTGGTCAACGCGGGTCAAGTCACCACGCTGCTCTTCGAGGTGACAAATATGCGGGCGGAGCGCGTCTATCAGACCGTCCAGGTGACGGACGAGCGCCGCTATCTCGTGCAGCTCAGCCCAACGGG CTTCTATTTGCGTGCACGGGAAACAAGCAGCGTGCGTCTGACCGTGCTGGTGCCGGATGGCACAGCGTCGGGCACCACCGATAGAATCACTTTCACCAGCTACGGACGCGAGACGGCCACTTTGGCTGTTAGTCTTAAGGTCGTATCCAGCATTGATGCACAG gatacgtcgggaccAAATCTTTCCTGGGAGTTTGGTAGTCGCTGCGACTATGTGGCCAGCGATGGACTGAGCTGTGGCGATCGTTTCTGGACACTGGACCTAACCGCACAGGACTGGCAGTCGGGCATGCTGCGCCTGCAGACGACGCCAGCGGAGGGTCTGTTCTATCGCAACTACTACACGGCGGGCACAACGGAGCCACTGAAGGCCACCTACATGGCCTCATGCTGCGAGCCAAAGGTGGCCATAACGGCCTACGATGCGGCAGGCAATCAGCGCAGCGTTAACATTGACGTTCGGGACGTGGTGTTGACCGAGGCAGCTATAGCTGCCATTTGTCTCGGCGccattctgctgctgctgctgattgtgCTCCTGATTTGGAGTATTGTCTGGTGCTGCAGGCGGCGCAAGGTGTCGCTGGAGCTGCCCACCTATCGCTCGCACTCGACGCGCAGCATGGAATAG
- the LOC6628924 gene encoding putative epidermal cell surface receptor isoform X2, giving the protein MILRTSSLCLLGLLLLMLLQAQVEAKDEDYAGDGVDSASGGGGSDDIFEPAQQESEVAAELQQHRNSIEADESSLSDQTVNVLVSMGQQSTTDKLPVAATETPVPTAAAAASTEYDENTAAEVIEDAPTQKQETKVEKPAKHSQEYYYDEMQDEEQQHDEMPEQEEKSTATTTTVPDYVRKAKAERFPQPENDYTEEEQQTQPVSAPKEQEEETNYPDEPAQPQAHVQQLPKHHKAKPFKPSSDEYYYDELSDSVEHRITTIMPSTTTTTTDAPLPVLQARFGGFAGFGGWPLPTPSAVPASTPPVVTPSSTSTSTTTTTTTTTTTTTTTAAPRKQSKHIHLAKPELLPADQLRNYIKDVYIRMPLAVIVDPSAASLDQAKRLYIDALQDKNINIKIVLVTLNASGVPSAFSFNNTREFIAGLNSTKEHEGGNAFVGVLHAAELVPYDSAIFISTAAIPPHTEMVQDAAITLLKKRIRLFMLWYGERSATENETEEAVGGILGEVAIRSGGEIIHIVSTEHGQHIAGNTLTLVSDAYRGSQEMELPVDTTLSSLHVRIDANMRRATLATPNGDINLKKLVKFKSTNDTRNVSTDELDAYIPLNKLRKAAILKLQLTPESPNAAFNVFIRAERKADVFLTKRIN; this is encoded by the exons ATGATACTGCGAACGAGTAGCCTGTGCCtgctggggctgctgctgctaatgctGCTGCAGGCCCAGGTGGAGGCCAAGGACGAGGACTATGCTGGAGATGGCGTGGACAGTGctagcggcggcggcggcagtgATGACATTTTTGAGCCAGCGCAGCAGGAGAGCGAGGTCGCGGCGGAATTGCAGCAGCACCGCAACAGCATAGAGGCCGACGAGAGTTCTCTGTCCGACCAAACGGTCAACGTGTTGGTGTCGATGGGGCAGCAATCCACCACAGACAAGTTGCCGGTGGCTGCCACAGAGACGCCAGTGCCcacagctgctgcggcagcatCTACGGAGTACGATGAGAATACAGCGGCTGAGGTTATAGAGGATGCGCCCACACAGAAACAGGAGACGAAAGTGGAGAAACCTGCCAAGCACTCGCAGGAATATTACTACGATGAGATGCAGGATGAGGAGCAACAGCACGACGAAATGCCTGAGCAGGAAGAGAAATCGACAGCCACAACCACCACAGTGCCCGATTATGTGCGCAAGGCCAAGGCGGAAAGATTTCCGCAGCCCGAAAACGACTATACCGAAGAGGAGCAGCAAACGCAGCCGGTTAGCGCGCCCAAGGAACAGGAAGAGGAGACCAACTATCCTGATGAGCCTGCACAGCCCCAGGCACACGTACAGCAGCTGCCCAAGCACCACAAAGCCAAGCCCTTCAAGCCCAGCTCCGATGAATACTACTATGATGAACTGTCGGACAGTGTCGAGCATCGCATCACAACCATAATGCCGAGCacgacaacaactacaacggACGCACCTCTGCCGGTGTTGCAGGCGCGATTCGGTGGTTTCGCCGGTTTTGGTGGTTGGCCCCTTCCAACGCCCAGCGCCGTGCCAGCCAGCACGCCTCCAGTCGTTACCCCAAGTTCAACCTCAACCTcaaccacaaccacaacaacaacaacaacaacaacgacaacgacaacagctgCGCCACGCAAACAATCGAAGCACATACATCTGGCCAAGCCGGAACTGTTGCCCGCCGATCAGCTGCGCAACTACATCAAGGATGTGTACATTCGCATGCCATTGGCGGTTATAGTGGATCCGTCGGCAGCATCGCTGGACCAGGCCAAGCGGCTGTACATTGATGCGCTGCAGGAcaagaatattaatattaaaattgttctTGTCACACTGAATGCGTCTG GTGTGCCTTCCGCATTCAGTTTCAACAATACGCGTGAGTTCATTGCCGGCTTGAACAGCACGAAAGAACATGAGGGCGGCAATGCGTTTGTGGGCGTGTTACATGCCGCAGAGCTGGTGCCCTACGACAGCGCCATATTTATCTCAACGGCTGCCATACCGCCGCACACGGAAATGGTCCAGGATGCGGCCATAACACTACTCAAGAAGCGAATACGC CTGTTTATGCTGTGGTACGGTGAGCGGTCCGCCACCGAGAACGAAACCGAAGAGGCTGTGGGCGGCATACTGGGCGAGGTGGCCATACGCTCTGGCGGCGAAATCATTCACATTGTGAGCACAGAGCATGGGCAGCATATAGCGGGTAACACG CTAACGCTCGTTTCGGACGCTTATCGGGGTTCCCAGGAGATGGAGCTGCCCGTGGATACTACGCTGTCCAGCCTGCATGTGCGCATCGATGCCAACATGCGACGTGCCACACTTGCAACGCCCAATGGTG ACAtcaatttaaagaaattggTCAAATTCAAGTCAACCAACGACACCCGAAATGTCAGCACCGACGAACTGGACGCCTACATACCGCTCAACAAGCTGCGTAAAGCGGCAATCCTCAAGCTGCAGCTGACGCCGGAATCGCCCAACGCCGCATTCAATGTATTTATACGCGCCGAACGCAAAGCTGATGTTTTCCTGA CAAAACGAATCAATTGA